In a genomic window of Glaciimonas sp. PCH181:
- the xylB gene encoding xylulokinase, with amino-acid sequence MTYLGIDVGTSEVKVILVDDEQDILATGSVKLNLSNPHPLWSEQNPEDWWEATLQAVGIVRASVPYPFSNLQGIGLSGQMHGATLLDKAHKVMRPAILWNDTRAHAECAELEALAPHSRAITGNLAMPGFTAPKLLWLKKNEPAIFEQIDKVLLPKDYIAFRLTDEFTSDMSDAAGTLWLDVAKRDWSDEMLLATGLSRENMPRLIEGNQIAGQLCSSLMRNWGLEHPVMVAGGAGDNAATAIGMGAIAPGNAFLSLGTSGVLFVCNDRFMPNPEQAVHAFCHCLPQRWHQMSVILSAASSLAWAARVTQTPEAGELAQLAETADAAQAPIFLPYLSGERTPHNNAQASGVFFGLRGATERAALAYSVMEGVAFAMADGYQALRSTGTVVTHASFVGGGSRSRFWAELIASATGITLLRHKDGDFGGAYGASRLARLAVTGEMPESVCTMPPVAEEISPNATLRAILPERLARYRRLYTALKPEFSIA; translated from the coding sequence ATGACATATTTAGGAATTGATGTAGGAACTTCAGAAGTGAAGGTAATACTGGTCGATGACGAACAGGATATCCTGGCCACCGGCAGCGTCAAACTAAACCTGTCGAATCCGCATCCACTGTGGTCCGAGCAAAATCCCGAAGACTGGTGGGAAGCGACGCTACAAGCGGTCGGCATCGTACGTGCCTCGGTACCTTACCCATTTTCAAATTTGCAGGGTATCGGTTTATCAGGGCAAATGCATGGCGCCACGCTGCTGGATAAAGCGCATAAGGTGATGCGGCCCGCAATACTCTGGAACGACACCCGCGCCCATGCAGAGTGCGCTGAACTGGAAGCGCTAGCACCACACAGTCGTGCTATTACCGGCAATCTGGCCATGCCCGGTTTCACTGCTCCTAAGCTGCTTTGGCTGAAAAAAAATGAACCGGCAATTTTCGAACAAATTGATAAAGTTTTGCTGCCCAAGGATTACATCGCCTTCCGCCTGACCGACGAATTTACTTCTGATATGTCCGATGCAGCAGGGACTTTGTGGCTTGATGTAGCGAAACGAGACTGGTCAGACGAGATGTTATTGGCCACCGGTCTCAGTAGAGAAAATATGCCGCGACTGATCGAAGGAAATCAGATTGCTGGCCAGTTATGCAGTAGTTTAATGCGTAATTGGGGCTTGGAACATCCAGTGATGGTTGCTGGCGGTGCTGGCGACAATGCGGCTACCGCAATTGGGATGGGTGCGATTGCACCGGGCAACGCGTTTCTGTCACTGGGCACATCGGGCGTATTGTTTGTCTGCAACGATCGCTTTATGCCGAATCCTGAGCAAGCCGTACATGCGTTTTGTCATTGCCTGCCGCAGCGCTGGCATCAAATGAGCGTGATTTTGTCAGCAGCATCAAGTCTTGCATGGGCCGCGCGCGTGACCCAAACCCCTGAAGCGGGCGAGTTAGCACAACTAGCCGAGACAGCAGATGCTGCGCAAGCACCGATATTTCTGCCCTATTTAAGTGGCGAACGTACCCCCCACAACAATGCGCAGGCGTCAGGCGTATTCTTTGGATTGCGGGGGGCCACGGAGCGTGCCGCGTTGGCCTACAGCGTCATGGAGGGAGTTGCTTTTGCAATGGCAGATGGCTATCAGGCATTGCGATCAACAGGAACCGTCGTCACCCATGCTTCGTTCGTCGGAGGGGGTTCCCGCAGCCGCTTCTGGGCCGAGTTGATTGCCTCCGCCACGGGTATTACTTTGTTACGCCACAAGGACGGCGATTTTGGCGGCGCTTACGGCGCATCACGACTGGCAAGACTCGCCGTGACGGGAGAAATGCCTGAAAGCGTTTGCACCATGCCGCCAGTTGCAGAAGAAATCAGTCCAAACGCGACATTACGCGCAATATTACCGGAACGACTCGCCCGTTATCGGCGTTTATATACCGCGCTCAAACCTGAATTTTCAATCGCTTGA
- the phoR gene encoding phosphate regulon sensor histidine kinase PhoR — MNPYQRASRKGSTFWVPAFLWFALLCLVVLALGASFGYVIGLICFVLSLVVLLFLQMWSLYRIEQWLDRAAGTPRPKTWGLWAHAATRLEDIRREDERSRVDMAEWLARFRQAMSLLPDGVVIVDSVMHLEWCNPAAERHLGLDRTRDEGRLLTNLIRAPEFVDYMLSGRFEQPLPFVHHRRKIQLQLISFDDRRQILVTHDLTQTEKLDTLRRDFIANASHELRTPLTVINGFLEHALSSEMDQKTRQRQLNLMVEQGHRMQRLVADMLTLTRLESLVQQPSTETVKIVPMLDHILQQAQALSDGKHLITLDAQEIDLKGNRDELESAFTNLLTNAVRYTPDGGAIRISWKLLGDGAALTVVDDGIGIAVEHLSRLTERFYRVDKTRSRVTQGTGLGLAIVKHVLLRHRGHLAITSEPGKGSCFSAIFERAQLILPEE, encoded by the coding sequence TTGAACCCTTACCAGCGGGCGAGTCGTAAAGGCAGTACTTTTTGGGTGCCGGCGTTTTTGTGGTTCGCTTTATTGTGCCTGGTCGTGCTGGCTCTCGGCGCGTCTTTCGGCTATGTCATTGGTTTGATTTGTTTTGTACTGTCGCTGGTAGTTCTATTATTTTTGCAGATGTGGTCGCTATATCGCATCGAGCAATGGTTGGATCGAGCGGCCGGTACGCCGCGTCCCAAAACCTGGGGATTGTGGGCACACGCAGCAACGCGGCTGGAAGATATTCGACGCGAAGATGAGCGTTCTCGCGTCGACATGGCGGAGTGGCTGGCGCGGTTTCGACAAGCTATGAGCTTGCTTCCGGACGGTGTCGTGATTGTCGATAGCGTCATGCATCTGGAGTGGTGCAATCCTGCGGCGGAACGACATTTAGGGCTTGATCGTACGCGCGATGAAGGTCGTCTTCTGACCAATTTAATCCGTGCGCCAGAGTTCGTTGACTATATGTTGTCGGGCCGTTTCGAGCAGCCTTTGCCGTTCGTTCATCATCGGCGAAAAATCCAATTACAATTAATATCTTTCGACGATCGTCGCCAAATATTGGTCACGCATGACCTGACGCAAACTGAAAAACTCGATACTTTGCGACGTGATTTTATTGCGAATGCCTCGCATGAATTGCGCACGCCATTAACTGTCATCAACGGGTTTTTAGAGCATGCCTTGTCGAGTGAAATGGATCAGAAGACGCGCCAGCGCCAACTCAATTTAATGGTTGAGCAAGGCCATCGCATGCAGCGTCTTGTGGCGGATATGTTGACGTTGACCAGACTGGAATCGTTGGTCCAGCAACCCTCAACCGAGACGGTAAAAATTGTGCCGATGCTCGATCATATTCTGCAACAAGCTCAGGCATTATCTGACGGAAAACATTTGATTACGCTGGATGCGCAAGAGATTGATCTCAAAGGTAATCGTGATGAATTGGAGAGTGCGTTTACTAATTTATTGACGAATGCTGTGCGCTATACACCCGATGGCGGAGCGATTCGGATTAGTTGGAAATTGCTTGGCGATGGCGCGGCGCTTACCGTGGTGGATGACGGAATTGGGATTGCTGTCGAGCATTTAAGCCGCTTGACTGAACGCTTCTATCGCGTCGATAAAACGCGTTCCCGAGTGACGCAGGGAACCGGTCTTGGCCTTGCAATTGTTAAGCATGTTTTGCTGCGACATCGTGGTCATTTGGCGATTACTTCCGAGCCGGGGAAGGGGAGTTGTTTCAGCGCTATTTTTGAACGCGCGCAATTGATCCTTCCCGAAGAGTAA
- a CDS encoding response regulator has product MSKHHTNILIVEDEPGIAELLRFTLDDAGFSCEIAYSASEARETIAAMLPQLVLLDWMLPDTSGLLLLQEWRGQARTAALPVIMLTAKGMDEDKVRGLNDGADDYVTKPFSPKELVARIQALLRRKVPELGHSALKYGAISIDTDRYQVSVEDRTIELDQAEFKLLRFLIAHPERIFSRAQLLDKVWGDHTFIEERTVDVHIMRLRKSLGPAADYVKTIRGVGYKITSELVP; this is encoded by the coding sequence ATGTCAAAACATCACACCAATATTCTCATCGTCGAAGACGAACCCGGTATCGCTGAGCTATTGCGCTTCACACTTGACGACGCAGGGTTTTCTTGTGAAATTGCGTATAGCGCGAGCGAGGCGAGAGAGACGATTGCAGCGATGTTGCCGCAACTTGTCTTGCTCGACTGGATGCTGCCAGATACTTCTGGTTTACTGTTGCTGCAAGAATGGCGCGGGCAGGCCCGGACTGCCGCATTACCTGTCATCATGCTCACCGCGAAGGGAATGGACGAAGACAAAGTGCGCGGCTTGAATGATGGGGCGGATGATTACGTTACGAAGCCTTTTTCACCGAAAGAATTGGTCGCGCGGATTCAGGCTTTGTTACGGCGCAAAGTGCCAGAGCTTGGTCACAGTGCGTTAAAGTATGGCGCGATCAGCATTGATACAGATCGTTATCAAGTCTCGGTCGAGGACCGAACCATAGAGTTGGATCAGGCAGAATTCAAATTGTTGCGCTTTCTGATTGCGCATCCAGAGCGTATATTTTCACGCGCACAATTACTCGACAAGGTATGGGGCGATCATACTTTTATTGAAGAGCGTACCGTTGATGTCCATATCATGCGATTACGGAAATCATTAGGACCAGCAGCAGATTACGTGAAGACGATTCGTGGCGTTGGCTACAAAATTACGTCTGAGTTGGTTCCATGA
- the glmM gene encoding phosphoglucosamine mutase, which yields MTRKYFGTDGIRGRVGVSPITPDFVMRLGYAAGKVLAQSESSAVKPTVLIGKDTRVSGYMLEAALEAGFAAAGVDVMLAGPMPTPAVAYLTRALRLSAGVVISASHNPFDDNGIKFFSAHGNKLDDSVEAAIEAALEQPMDCVTSDKLGKAKRLDDAPGRYIEFCKSTFPTDLDLRGMTIVVDTAHGAAYHIASHVFHELGAEVIAIGNQPNGFNINAGFGATAPEALALAVIEHGADVGIALDGDADRLIMVDASGRIYSGDELLYVIVKDRLKTGVVKGVVGTLMTNMALEVMFKQMGLEFARAKVGDRYVLEQLKERGWILGGEGSGHLLCLDKHTTGDGIVSALQVLSALSRSGQSLVEITADISMYPQTLINLRVAAGFDWQKQSPVVAEKAAVEAELGENGRVLIRASGTEPLIRVMVEAKTADLALAMARRIADTISV from the coding sequence ATGACACGAAAATATTTTGGCACTGATGGTATCCGTGGCCGTGTAGGTGTATCTCCTATCACGCCGGATTTTGTCATGCGACTCGGTTATGCGGCTGGTAAAGTTCTGGCGCAGTCCGAGTCCTCAGCCGTTAAGCCGACAGTACTGATCGGCAAGGATACCCGCGTATCCGGATATATGCTGGAAGCCGCGCTGGAGGCTGGATTTGCGGCCGCTGGCGTCGATGTCATGCTGGCTGGGCCGATGCCAACACCTGCCGTCGCGTATTTGACGCGTGCCTTGCGATTGTCGGCCGGTGTGGTTATTTCCGCTTCTCATAATCCGTTTGATGACAACGGGATTAAGTTTTTTTCGGCACATGGCAACAAGTTAGATGACAGCGTCGAAGCTGCAATCGAAGCAGCTTTAGAGCAGCCGATGGATTGCGTGACGTCGGATAAATTAGGTAAGGCAAAACGCCTGGATGATGCGCCAGGTCGGTATATCGAATTTTGCAAAAGTACCTTCCCCACTGACCTCGATTTACGTGGCATGACCATTGTGGTCGATACCGCGCATGGTGCCGCTTATCATATCGCCTCGCACGTTTTTCATGAGTTGGGCGCTGAGGTCATTGCGATCGGTAATCAGCCAAACGGCTTCAATATTAATGCTGGTTTTGGTGCGACTGCGCCGGAAGCGCTCGCACTTGCGGTAATCGAACATGGCGCGGACGTGGGTATCGCGCTGGATGGTGATGCCGATCGATTGATCATGGTCGATGCTTCCGGGCGCATCTACAGCGGCGATGAGTTGTTGTATGTGATTGTGAAGGATCGACTCAAAACAGGCGTCGTTAAAGGCGTTGTCGGCACCTTGATGACGAACATGGCGTTAGAAGTGATGTTCAAGCAAATGGGCCTGGAGTTTGCCCGCGCCAAGGTGGGTGATCGTTATGTGCTGGAACAGCTTAAAGAGCGCGGCTGGATACTCGGCGGCGAAGGTTCCGGTCATTTGCTCTGCCTCGACAAACACACCACCGGCGACGGTATCGTATCGGCACTGCAAGTCTTATCTGCATTAAGCCGCAGCGGCCAATCGTTAGTTGAAATCACTGCTGACATTAGTATGTATCCGCAGACCTTAATTAACTTGCGAGTGGCGGCAGGTTTTGACTGGCAAAAACAGTCGCCTGTCGTCGCTGAAAAAGCGGCGGTGGAAGCGGAGTTGGGTGAAAACGGGCGCGTGTTAATTCGGGCGTCGGGAACTGAACCGCTGATACGCGTTATGGTAGAGGCTAAGACAGCTGATCTGGCGCTAGCGATGGCGCGTCGTATCGCCGATACAATTTCTGTTTGA